The Alphaproteobacteria bacterium genome segment TCGGGTTGACGGGCGGTGGCGTAAACCCGCCAACCTTCAGCCAGCGCTGCGCGTACCAGGGCGAGCCCGAGGCCCCGGTTGCTCCCCGTGATCAGCGCGTTCGGCATTCAATTCCTCCCTGGACGCGGTTGTGGCCGGTGGCCGGCCTCCCCTAGACTACCGCAACCCTGGCTTCCCTTGTGCACAAGGAGTGACGTCATGCCCGTTCACGCAACCCACGACATGTTCCCCGGCGCTCACCATGACGAGCAGGCGCGCCAAGACTTCGTGCGGATGTTCAAACTAAAGGTGCAAAGCGAGATCGGTCCCGGCAACCGCCTGTTGTACGAAACCAAGGTCAAGCCGGCGTTTGAACGTACCAATCACCGGTCGCCGAAATCGCGCAGCGAACTGCGCCGCGCGATGGGTGCGGAGCCCTACAACATGATGTGGGGCGCGCTGCTGCGGACTTCGCAAGAACTCCTCTATGAATCGGTCGGACCCAGCGTCGAACGCCAGTTGCCCGAACTGCAAAAAAGAGCGGGCCGTTTTTCCGGCAAGCTCGGGTCGCTCGAACTCGATCCGTCGTTGAAGATTCCGGGCTATCACGCGGCGGTCAATATCCACTGCAAGCCGGGCGGCTATCATTCCGAGTTGCACGGCGACAACGACATCTTCGCTGGCGCGGAATACGACCGTACCGTCCATATGTATCTGATGGGCGCCATGGGCCCCAACAACGACGACTTCGGTCGGTCGGCGGCCCGTTGGTTGAAGCGCGCCCATCCCGAGATCGAAGTCCGCCGCGTGCTGGATATGGGGTGCACGATCGGTCACTCGACCTTGGCGTGGTGCGACGAATACCCGGACGCGGAGATTCACGCGATCGACGTTGCCGCGCCGTGCCTGCGTTACGCCCATGCCCGTGCCGAGGCGATGGGCAAGAAAGTGCACTTCCACCAAATGAACGCGGAGCACACTGGATTCGAAGCGGGGTCGTTCGACGTGGTCGTCT includes the following:
- a CDS encoding class I SAM-dependent methyltransferase, producing the protein MPVHATHDMFPGAHHDEQARQDFVRMFKLKVQSEIGPGNRLLYETKVKPAFERTNHRSPKSRSELRRAMGAEPYNMMWGALLRTSQELLYESVGPSVERQLPELQKRAGRFSGKLGSLELDPSLKIPGYHAAVNIHCKPGGYHSELHGDNDIFAGAEYDRTVHMYLMGAMGPNNDDFGRSAARWLKRAHPEIEVRRVLDMGCTIGHSTLAWCDEYPDAEIHAIDVAAPCLRYAHARAEAMGKKVHFHQMNAEHTGFEAGSFDVVVSHIMMHETSTKALPRIYKEARRLLRSGGITMHLDARFVGNNLYDQYQQEWDAHYNNEPFFGTLCDTDLVAAARAAGFADDRILETFIPSHYKPRAGLEAPINDAMKGDYYMLAALR